A genomic region of Primulina huaijiensis isolate GDHJ02 unplaced genomic scaffold, ASM1229523v2 scaffold42415, whole genome shotgun sequence contains the following coding sequences:
- the LOC140969670 gene encoding uncharacterized protein — MAVVSVLAIILLLQSSFGTSNSAPLFENVCQESDLCGKGNCLASNNSAFGYKCECDSGWKQSGDQGDESLKFLPCVIPNCSWNNSCVNASAPAPNNDKPTSSFLDPCFWTDCGRGKCVKTSVFRSTCLCEDGYYNLFNATNFPCYKQCAFGVDCTSLGINLGNGSTSSSTAISSTSYGISLIRRAGVVSMSSVMTILVMVVCHYI; from the exons ATGGCTGTGGTTTCTGTTCTTGCAATCATTCTCCTTCTTCAATCTAGTTTTGGCACATCCAATTCTGCTCCCTTGTTTG AAAATGTTTGCCAAGAAAGTGATCTGTGTGGGAAGGGAAATTGCTTAGCTTCGAATAATAGCGCTTTTGGTTATAAATGCGAATGCGATTCTGGTTGGAAACAAAGTGGTGATCAAGGCGATGAATCTCTCAAGTTCTTGCCTTGTGTGATTCCCAATT gtTCATGGAACAACAGCTGCGTCAATGCCTCTGCACCGGCGCCTAACAACGACAAGCCTACTTCATCATTCTTGGATC CATGCTTCTGGACCGATTGTGGACGTGGGAAATGCGTGAAAACCTCGGTTTTCAGATCCACTTGCCTATGTGAAGACGGTTACTACAATTTGTTCAATGCCACTAATTTCCCATGCTACAAACAAT GTGCATTCGGAGTTGATTGCACAAGTCTAGGAATCAACTTGGGCAACGGATCAACTTCATCTTCCACTGCAATCTCCAGTACTAGCTACG GAATAAGCTTGATCAGGAGGGCCGGAGTTGTTTCTATGAGTAGCGTGATGACAATTTTGGTCATGGTTGTTTGCCACTATATTTAA
- the LOC140969667 gene encoding small ribosomal subunit protein eS1 → MAVGKNKRISKGKKGGKKKVSDPFAKKDWYDIKAPSIFNTRNVGKTLVTRTQGTKIASEGLKHRVYEVSLADLQGDEDHAFRKIRLRAEDVQGKNVLTNFWGMDFTTDKLRSLVKKWQSLIEAHVDVKTTDNYTLRMFCIGFTKKRVNQQKRTCYAQSSQIRQIRRKMREIMVNQAQSCDLKDLVQKFIPESIGKEIEKATSSIYPLQNVYIRKVKILKAPKFDLGKLMEVHGDYSEDVGVKLERPAEETMAEATEVVGA, encoded by the exons ATGGCCGTCGG TAAGAACAAGAGGATTTCGAAGGGGAAGAAGGGAGGCAAGAAGAAAGT GTCTGACCCTTTTGCAAAGAAGGATTGGTACGATATTAAGGCACCATCCATATTCAATACTAGAAATGTTGGCAAAACCCTTGTCACTCGTACTCAGGGCACTAAG aTTGCATCTGAAGGACTCAAGCACCGTGTGTATGAGGTGTCCTTGGCTGATCTGCAAGGTGATGAAGATCATGCCTTCAGGAAGATCCGCTTGAGAGCTGAGGACGTCCAGGGAAAAAATGTTCTCACAAATTTTTGG GGTATGGACTTCACTACCGATAAATTAAGGTCACTTGTTAAGAAATGGCAATCGCTGATTGAGGCTCATGTTGATGTCAAAACAACTGACAATTATACTTTGAGAATGTTCTGCATTGGCTTCACCAAGAAGCGTGTGAATCAACAGAAGAGGACATGTTATGCTCAGTCCAGCCAGATTCGTCAA ATTCGGAGGAAAATGCGTGAGATCATGGTTAACCAAGCACAATCTTGTGATCTGAAAGACTTGGTTCAGAAGTTCATCCCTGAATCAATTGGCAAAGAGATCGAGAAAGCAACTTCAAGCATCTATCCCCTACAGAATGTGTATATTCGGAAGGTTAAGATTTTGAAAGCCCCCAAGTTTGACCTTGGCAAGTTGATGGAG GTGCACGGTGATTATAGTGAAGATGTTGGCGTGAAGTTGGAAAGGCCTGCTGAGGAGACAATGGCTGAGGCAACCGAAGTTGTTGGTGCTTAG